In Cyanobacteriota bacterium, a single genomic region encodes these proteins:
- the ispD gene encoding 2-C-methyl-D-erythritol 4-phosphate cytidylyltransferase, whose amino-acid sequence MGIVAIIPAGGIGKRMNSQKPKQFLTLNNEPIILITIRALAETGLVSKIIIPTVDLVYTRKIIKMAHPDLDIQICKGGKTRQESVHNGLDYLKETDWNPDYILIHDAVRALVRKDTIEKVIAKAQETGAAIVARPILDTIKLAYKEGEDIIIKKNIPRDHMWFTQTPQVFKADLLIEAYNKAREDHFTGTDSASLVERLNHPICIVEGYPSNIKITTPEDLDLAKMYLDSRV is encoded by the coding sequence ATGGGCATAGTAGCAATCATACCAGCAGGTGGAATTGGTAAAAGAATGAATAGTCAAAAACCTAAACAGTTTCTGACACTCAATAACGAACCAATAATCCTAATAACCATAAGAGCTTTAGCTGAAACTGGCTTGGTATCGAAAATCATCATACCAACAGTAGATCTTGTCTACACCAGAAAAATCATCAAAATGGCACACCCAGATCTTGACATACAAATCTGTAAAGGCGGCAAAACAAGGCAAGAAAGTGTTCATAATGGTTTGGATTACTTAAAAGAGACTGACTGGAATCCCGACTATATATTAATACATGATGCAGTGAGAGCCCTCGTCAGAAAGGACACCATTGAAAAAGTTATTGCCAAAGCACAAGAAACTGGTGCAGCAATAGTAGCAAGACCAATATTAGACACAATCAAACTAGCATACAAAGAGGGCGAAGATATAATCATCAAAAAAAATATTCCAAGAGACCACATGTGGTTTACTCAAACTCCACAAGTATTCAAGGCTGATCTATTAATCGAAGCATACAATAAAGCAAGGGAAGATCATTTCACCGGTACAGATTCAGCGAGTCTGGTAGAAAGACTCAATCACCCAATTTGCATAGTAGAGGGTTACCCAAGCAATATCAAAATCACGACTCCTGAGGATTTGGATTTAGCTAAGATGTATTTGGATAGTAGAGTATAA
- the ileS gene encoding isoleucine--tRNA ligase, which yields MTKTTEKDNTDLESRYKDTIDLPETSFPMRGNGPVRELEFHETWKQKNTYQRGLELRAAEGAASFVLHDGPPYLSSEKIHIGTALNKILKDIVIKYKSQRGFRAPYIPGYDSHGLPIENAVVKDIKGGRQSITVAQLRDKCKDFALKNLKGQEAKFKRLGVLGDWDNPYITLDPKFEAEQIKLFGEMADKGYIYRGLKTVYWSYGAETALADAEVEYNDSHVSSAIYVAFPITTIPSSFAYAKELEEAQVVIWTTTPWTIPGNMAICLNERIEYIIASDNVRKILVAKDLLEQVNKETEKEFKAITEAFPGKQLNGLICKHPLFDRPSPIIFGEHVTVDAGTGCVHTAPGHGQEDFIVGKQYKLEILCPVDGRGVYTSEALNYSFKNPSILDKSAAKNPSLKAKLENRANDAAAGALLVDLEGFHVIKQGNDLLISMLEDSGALLGLKKITHSYPYCWRSKTPLLYRATEQWFASVNDFRELALSEIDKVQWIPERGRNRIYTMVKDRGDWCISRQRTWGVPIPAIYDMEDINEQGNPNAILEPELIEHVAKIFAAEGSTAWYTKDIQDLLPASFIKKHNAQNSDLNTRFRIETDTMDVWFDSGSTHRTVVAARAKDFGASLPVDLYLEGSDQHRGWFQSSLLTSVATNGFAPYKSVLTHGFVVDQHGHKMSKSLGNVVDPEDVIKEYGADILRLWVASVDYSVEIKIGSNVFKQLSDIYRNFRNSSRYMLGNLHDFNPNKDAVAYDKLWSIDKLVLHRLQSLTEKLTEAFDSYQFFKYYQLIQNFCSVDLSAFYFDIIKDRLYTHGSNSNSRRSAQTVVYELLSAINRFLVPVLPHLAEDIYSHSPEQIKASYLGTEFFVKGANEQDASILLSNWPCINQKYLDNELATKWDQILEIRELANKEIENLRAEKILGKSLEASLKIEAPKDKLKLLKSIEAELKPVFIISDLELIEASELKITASKFEGAKCVRCWKYFKEVKEGICEVCQSAIHNTSPSN from the coding sequence ATGACCAAAACAACAGAAAAAGACAATACTGATTTAGAAAGTCGCTACAAAGATACAATTGATCTTCCCGAAACCAGCTTTCCAATGAGAGGTAATGGACCAGTTCGCGAGCTAGAATTTCATGAAACCTGGAAACAAAAAAACACTTATCAAAGAGGTCTTGAATTAAGGGCAGCAGAAGGCGCCGCTAGTTTTGTACTTCATGACGGACCACCTTATTTAAGTTCTGAAAAAATCCACATTGGTACAGCACTTAATAAAATTCTTAAAGACATAGTAATTAAATACAAATCCCAAAGAGGCTTTAGGGCTCCCTATATTCCAGGCTACGACAGTCATGGCTTACCTATAGAAAACGCAGTAGTCAAGGATATCAAAGGCGGTAGACAATCAATCACGGTCGCCCAATTAAGAGACAAATGCAAAGACTTTGCGCTCAAAAACCTCAAAGGACAGGAAGCCAAATTCAAGAGACTTGGAGTCCTAGGTGATTGGGACAATCCCTATATCACTCTTGACCCAAAATTCGAGGCTGAACAAATCAAACTCTTTGGTGAAATGGCTGATAAGGGCTATATCTATAGAGGGCTTAAAACCGTTTACTGGAGCTATGGTGCTGAGACTGCGCTTGCAGATGCAGAGGTTGAATATAATGACAGTCATGTTTCTAGTGCAATTTATGTTGCCTTTCCAATAACAACAATCCCAAGTAGCTTTGCTTATGCCAAAGAGCTTGAAGAAGCGCAAGTTGTCATTTGGACAACAACACCCTGGACCATTCCAGGCAATATGGCAATTTGTTTAAATGAAAGAATTGAATACATCATAGCTAGTGACAATGTCCGCAAAATACTTGTCGCCAAAGACTTACTAGAGCAAGTAAATAAAGAAACAGAAAAAGAATTTAAAGCAATCACAGAAGCCTTCCCTGGCAAACAGCTCAATGGCTTGATTTGCAAACATCCTTTATTTGATAGACCAAGTCCAATTATTTTTGGTGAGCATGTAACGGTAGACGCTGGTACAGGCTGCGTGCATACTGCTCCTGGACACGGACAAGAGGACTTCATAGTTGGCAAACAATACAAGCTAGAAATCCTTTGTCCCGTAGATGGTAGAGGTGTTTATACTAGTGAGGCTTTAAATTATAGCTTTAAAAATCCAAGCATCCTTGACAAGTCGGCAGCAAAAAACCCGAGCCTTAAAGCGAAGTTGGAGAACAGAGCTAATGACGCAGCAGCTGGGGCTTTGCTGGTAGACCTAGAAGGGTTTCACGTGATCAAACAGGGTAACGATTTATTAATTTCAATGCTAGAAGACTCAGGTGCATTACTAGGACTCAAAAAAATCACTCACAGCTATCCATACTGCTGGAGATCAAAAACTCCGCTACTTTATAGGGCAACAGAGCAGTGGTTTGCAAGCGTGAATGACTTTAGGGAGCTTGCACTCAGCGAGATAGACAAAGTCCAGTGGATTCCAGAACGTGGTCGCAACCGCATTTACACTATGGTCAAAGATCGTGGCGACTGGTGTATTTCTCGTCAACGCACCTGGGGAGTGCCAATTCCGGCAATCTATGACATGGAAGATATCAATGAACAAGGTAATCCAAATGCAATTCTTGAACCAGAGCTAATCGAACATGTAGCCAAAATCTTTGCTGCAGAAGGTAGCACTGCTTGGTATACCAAAGACATCCAAGATCTTCTACCAGCTTCGTTCATCAAAAAACACAATGCTCAAAATTCTGATCTGAATACAAGGTTTAGAATAGAAACCGACACAATGGATGTTTGGTTTGATTCAGGCTCAACTCACCGTACGGTAGTTGCAGCAAGAGCCAAAGACTTTGGTGCTAGTTTACCTGTGGATCTTTACCTTGAGGGTTCCGATCAGCACAGAGGTTGGTTTCAATCTAGTTTACTGACTTCAGTTGCGACGAATGGTTTTGCACCTTACAAGTCAGTTTTGACACATGGTTTTGTAGTCGATCAGCATGGTCACAAAATGTCTAAGTCACTAGGCAACGTCGTTGATCCAGAAGATGTAATAAAAGAATATGGAGCTGACATTCTTAGGCTTTGGGTTGCAAGTGTAGATTATTCTGTCGAAATCAAAATCGGCAGCAATGTATTTAAACAACTCTCTGATATTTATCGTAATTTCCGCAACAGCTCTCGTTATATGCTCGGTAACTTACATGACTTTAATCCAAATAAAGATGCAGTAGCTTACGACAAGCTTTGGAGCATTGACAAGCTTGTTTTACATAGATTGCAATCATTAACAGAGAAACTCACTGAAGCATTTGATAGTTACCAATTCTTTAAGTACTATCAATTGATTCAAAATTTTTGTTCAGTTGATTTATCAGCATTCTATTTTGATATCATCAAAGACAGACTTTATACTCACGGTAGCAACTCAAATTCAAGACGCTCAGCTCAAACAGTTGTCTATGAGTTACTTTCTGCCATCAATAGATTCTTGGTTCCAGTATTGCCTCACCTGGCAGAAGACATCTACAGCCATAGCCCTGAACAAATCAAAGCTAGTTATTTGGGCACTGAGTTTTTTGTTAAAGGCGCCAATGAACAGGACGCAAGTATTTTACTAAGTAACTGGCCTTGCATCAATCAAAAATATCTTGATAATGAGCTTGCAACTAAATGGGATCAGATACTTGAAATCAGAGAACTCGCAAACAAAGAAATTGAAAACCTAAGAGCAGAAAAGATACTAGGTAAATCACTTGAAGCTAGCCTCAAAATCGAAGCACCAAAAGATAAACTCAAATTGCTCAAATCAATTGAAGCAGAACTCAAGCCGGTATTTATTATTTCAGACTTGGAATTAATTGAAGCAAGCGAGCTTAAAATCACGGCTAGCAAATTTGAAGGCGCCAAGTGCGTTCGTTGCTGGAAGTACTTTAAAGAAGTCAAAGAAGGTATTTGTGAAGTATGCCAAAGCGCGATACACAATACCTCACCTAGTAACTAA
- a CDS encoding valine--tRNA ligase, which translates to MSDTTQYSHKEVESRWTKNWLSNELFACQINENRGKFSIALPPPNVTGELHMGHALSGTIQDILIRYNRMNSKDVLWQIGTDHAGIGTQIVVEKDLKKTEHKRKEDIGREAFIERTKAWKEDYGNRIIEQMKLLGFSPDYSRVRYTMDDHYADAVKKTFIKYFNDGKIYRGKRIVNWCPKCLTSLSDLELDKQACSKKLYDIKYILKSSLPGASVAWQTSLVISTTRPETMFGDTAIAINPADKRYAELIELLKADADSVKALIPFTGIEIPVLLDEHVKTDFGSGAMKVTPAHDANDFDIAQRHNLDKPVIMTEKAMMSDSELVPDYLHGLDRYKARDLIVAQLTESADLVKVVDYDQEKDLHDRCATEIEPYLSDQWYVAMKDLAQLALETEASGKSKFVPERYATTFKVWLENIQDWCISRQIWWGHQIPVYYYHDGNGDEQAYAAELPRDPSHRQDPDVLDTWFSSALWPFETLKSANGSLKLTDWDQKVFENFYPTSVLATAREIINLWVSRMIFSSQYLENKEPFSDILIHPVVQTPDGKRMSKSKGNAIDPLELIEKYGADASRMWYASVGVHGQQDVKFPGRHDKKTGWSSDQVDQYRKFANKLFNATRYVLMQIGDDFKAQPIESLDLNSFNAADTWITDKFATLLEELELAFENYDFALIQKSLYSFLWFDFCDWYIELSKSDTELTTTTKQILFHILETCLRALHPIMPFITEDLWQHLRSETSFDQIDDSILDLSLESKYQASISFAHYPAKQPQLKDKTDAAKQMSFVIQVIGTLRNIRQSLGVSWSSPLKLFVKTSSEFERNAIESSIAFIKNIAKTKSVEFTEAEVAKPASINLLGETQLIVPLAGLVDLTKLKVNIEKKIDKLNTDIMVLEKRLGSDNFVKNAALDKVEETRALLEDCFNQKSLFEQELMSLT; encoded by the coding sequence GTGTCAGATACAACACAATACTCACATAAAGAAGTAGAAAGCAGATGGACAAAGAACTGGCTCTCTAATGAGCTATTTGCCTGCCAAATTAATGAAAATCGTGGCAAATTCAGTATTGCTCTGCCGCCTCCCAATGTTACAGGTGAGCTGCATATGGGGCATGCCTTAAGTGGAACTATCCAAGATATTTTGATTCGTTACAACCGAATGAACTCTAAGGACGTGCTTTGGCAAATTGGAACTGACCATGCTGGTATCGGTACTCAGATTGTAGTTGAAAAAGATCTTAAGAAGACTGAACATAAACGTAAAGAAGATATTGGACGTGAAGCTTTTATTGAAAGAACCAAGGCTTGGAAAGAGGATTATGGGAATCGAATTATTGAGCAGATGAAACTGCTTGGTTTTAGTCCTGACTATAGTCGTGTTCGTTATACGATGGATGACCATTATGCAGATGCTGTCAAGAAGACTTTTATTAAGTACTTTAATGATGGCAAGATTTATCGTGGCAAACGGATTGTCAATTGGTGCCCTAAGTGTCTAACCTCACTTTCTGACCTTGAACTTGATAAGCAAGCTTGTAGTAAAAAACTATATGATATTAAGTATATTTTAAAATCTTCATTGCCAGGAGCTTCAGTAGCGTGGCAAACCAGTCTTGTCATCTCTACAACCCGTCCGGAGACTATGTTTGGTGACACTGCAATTGCCATCAATCCTGCTGATAAAAGATACGCTGAGCTTATTGAATTATTGAAGGCAGATGCTGATTCTGTCAAAGCATTGATTCCATTTACTGGAATTGAGATTCCGGTTTTGCTTGATGAGCATGTCAAAACAGATTTTGGTTCTGGTGCAATGAAGGTAACTCCTGCTCATGACGCTAACGACTTTGATATTGCTCAAAGACACAATCTTGATAAGCCAGTAATTATGACAGAAAAGGCAATGATGTCTGACTCTGAATTGGTTCCAGATTATCTACATGGTCTTGATAGATATAAAGCAAGAGACTTGATTGTGGCACAATTAACTGAGTCTGCTGATTTAGTCAAAGTTGTTGACTATGATCAAGAAAAAGATCTTCATGATAGATGTGCTACAGAAATAGAGCCCTACTTGAGTGATCAATGGTATGTCGCTATGAAAGACCTTGCCCAGCTTGCTCTTGAAACTGAAGCGAGCGGCAAGTCAAAGTTTGTGCCTGAGCGCTATGCCACTACATTTAAGGTGTGGCTTGAAAACATTCAAGACTGGTGTATTAGTAGACAGATTTGGTGGGGACATCAGATACCGGTTTATTACTACCATGACGGAAATGGAGATGAGCAAGCTTATGCTGCTGAACTACCGCGTGATCCTAGTCATAGACAAGATCCTGATGTTCTAGATACATGGTTCTCCAGCGCATTATGGCCTTTTGAAACCCTCAAGTCTGCCAATGGTTCACTTAAATTAACTGACTGGGATCAAAAAGTCTTTGAGAATTTTTATCCAACGAGCGTGCTTGCAACAGCAAGAGAGATTATTAATCTATGGGTAAGTAGAATGATTTTTTCTAGTCAGTATCTAGAAAACAAAGAACCATTTTCTGATATTTTGATTCATCCAGTAGTTCAAACGCCGGATGGTAAGCGCATGAGCAAGTCTAAGGGTAACGCAATTGATCCACTTGAATTGATTGAGAAATACGGTGCTGATGCTAGTCGTATGTGGTATGCCAGTGTTGGTGTGCACGGTCAACAAGATGTTAAGTTCCCTGGTCGTCACGATAAAAAGACAGGTTGGTCTTCTGATCAAGTCGATCAATATCGCAAATTTGCTAATAAATTATTCAATGCAACTAGATATGTTCTGATGCAAATTGGTGATGACTTCAAGGCTCAACCGATAGAGAGTTTGGACTTGAATAGTTTCAATGCCGCTGATACTTGGATCACTGACAAGTTTGCTACTTTACTGGAAGAACTTGAACTTGCTTTTGAGAATTATGATTTTGCTTTGATTCAAAAATCCTTGTATAGTTTTCTTTGGTTTGATTTTTGTGATTGGTATATAGAGCTTTCTAAGTCAGATACTGAACTGACAACAACAACTAAACAAATTTTGTTTCATATTCTAGAGACTTGCCTGCGTGCCTTGCACCCAATTATGCCGTTTATTACTGAAGATCTTTGGCAACACCTGAGGTCAGAGACTAGTTTTGATCAAATTGATGATTCGATACTTGATTTGAGTTTGGAGTCAAAATACCAAGCTTCAATTTCTTTTGCGCATTACCCAGCTAAACAGCCTCAATTGAAAGATAAGACAGACGCTGCAAAACAAATGTCTTTTGTGATTCAAGTCATTGGTACTTTGCGCAATATTAGACAATCTCTTGGTGTCTCTTGGTCTAGCCCTCTTAAGTTGTTTGTGAAGACTTCTTCTGAGTTTGAAAGAAATGCGATAGAAAGCTCTATTGCCTTTATTAAAAATATAGCTAAAACAAAATCAGTTGAATTTACCGAAGCAGAAGTTGCCAAACCTGCCTCCATTAATTTATTAGGGGAAACCCAATTGATAGTGCCTCTTGCTGGTTTAGTAGATTTGACTAAGCTCAAAGTTAATATAGAGAAAAAAATTGATAAACTCAATACAGATATTATGGTATTGGAGAAACGCCTTGGTTCTGACAACTTTGTCAAAAACGCTGCGCTTGACAAAGTAGAGGAAACTAGAGCCTTATTAGAGGATTGTTTTAACCAAAAGTCGCTGTTTGAGCAGGAATTAATGTCCTTAACCTAG
- the mnmG gene encoding tRNA uridine-5-carboxymethylaminomethyl(34) synthesis enzyme MnmG — protein MERSFDIIVIGGGHSGSEAAHAAAKLGHRTLLITNNIDQIASMPCNPAIGGPAKSQLVKEIDALGGIMGLAADATYLQMKTLNSSKGPAVRALRAQSDKREYAAWVRQYLEATENLTIYQASAQSLIIENNKAIGVVTKLEEKILAKAVVLTAGTFLEGRIFSGDKFESAGRAGEQPSLELSPKLQNLGLKTGRLKTGTPPRIDKTTIDFSGLELAPGDKELEWFSFLPHRPVRQQYPCHITRTNEKTHEIIMDNLDKSPMYSGLVAASGPRYCPSIEDKVVRFDKNPSHHFFLEMESLSSNEIYLQGCSTSLPIEVQWQIVHSLPGLENAVITRPAYAVEYDYFPAIQFKHNLESKIIAGLFVAGQVLGTSGYEEAAAQGLIAGINAAHFVNDKEPFVLDRSSSYIGTLVDDLVTKEINDPYRMLTSRSEYRLILRQDNADTRLTPLGRELGLVDDYRWHCFQAKQKRIDSELQYLKSVRVPVSKVNKDLEKQELEQITYKSGAKILLADLLRRPDFNYKHLNLEDLVDKEDKEHKRLAEKGIQIDGFAYGYELDTMLKYDGYIERQSLQIEDMKKFEKIKIPEGFDFKGCELISLEARDKLDKVRPQSLGQASRVGGVSPNDLSVLSMIVKTRS, from the coding sequence ATGGAACGTAGTTTTGACATTATTGTGATTGGCGGAGGGCATTCTGGCTCTGAAGCTGCGCATGCAGCAGCCAAACTTGGTCACAGAACGCTACTTATTACTAATAATATAGACCAAATTGCTTCAATGCCATGTAATCCGGCTATTGGCGGACCGGCAAAATCACAGCTTGTTAAGGAGATTGACGCACTTGGTGGAATTATGGGGCTAGCCGCTGACGCCACTTACCTGCAAATGAAAACCCTCAACTCATCCAAGGGCCCAGCTGTAAGAGCTCTCAGGGCACAATCTGATAAGAGAGAATACGCCGCTTGGGTGAGACAATACCTTGAAGCAACCGAGAACCTGACTATTTATCAAGCATCTGCTCAATCATTAATTATTGAAAATAACAAAGCCATAGGGGTTGTTACAAAACTAGAAGAAAAAATCTTGGCTAAAGCTGTAGTACTTACTGCTGGTACTTTCCTTGAAGGACGAATTTTTAGTGGCGACAAATTTGAATCTGCTGGAAGAGCTGGCGAACAACCCTCTCTTGAGCTTTCACCTAAACTGCAAAACCTTGGCTTGAAAACAGGTCGCCTTAAAACAGGCACGCCACCACGAATCGATAAAACAACAATTGATTTTAGTGGACTAGAACTGGCTCCTGGTGACAAAGAGCTTGAGTGGTTTTCTTTTTTGCCACATCGACCCGTGAGACAACAGTACCCATGTCACATTACTCGCACTAATGAAAAAACCCATGAGATCATCATGGACAATCTTGATAAATCGCCAATGTATTCAGGCTTGGTAGCGGCAAGTGGTCCGCGTTATTGTCCGTCAATTGAAGACAAAGTAGTACGTTTTGACAAAAACCCTTCGCACCATTTTTTCCTTGAAATGGAATCGCTGTCTAGTAATGAGATTTATTTACAGGGCTGTAGTACATCCTTGCCAATAGAAGTTCAATGGCAAATAGTTCATAGTTTACCTGGACTTGAAAACGCCGTCATCACTAGACCGGCTTACGCTGTTGAGTATGATTATTTTCCTGCTATTCAATTCAAACACAACCTTGAGTCCAAAATTATCGCTGGTTTATTTGTTGCTGGGCAGGTTCTTGGAACTAGTGGTTATGAGGAAGCGGCGGCGCAAGGTTTGATTGCTGGAATTAATGCTGCTCATTTTGTTAATGACAAAGAGCCATTTGTGTTAGATCGATCTTCAAGTTATATCGGCACCTTGGTCGATGACCTGGTGACTAAAGAAATTAATGATCCTTATCGTATGCTTACTTCAAGAAGTGAGTATCGCTTGATTTTAAGACAAGACAATGCTGATACGAGATTGACACCTCTTGGTAGAGAGCTTGGTTTGGTGGATGATTATAGATGGCATTGTTTTCAAGCGAAACAAAAACGCATTGATTCAGAGCTTCAATACTTGAAGTCAGTGCGAGTGCCTGTCTCCAAAGTCAATAAAGACCTAGAAAAACAAGAGCTTGAACAAATAACTTACAAGTCTGGTGCCAAGATTTTATTGGCAGATTTATTGCGCAGACCAGATTTTAATTACAAACACCTTAACTTAGAAGATTTAGTGGACAAGGAAGACAAGGAACATAAACGACTAGCAGAAAAAGGCATTCAGATAGATGGTTTTGCTTACGGTTATGAGCTTGATACGATGCTGAAGTATGACGGCTATATTGAAAGACAAAGCCTGCAAATTGAAGACATGAAAAAGTTTGAGAAAATCAAGATACCTGAGGGCTTTGATTTTAAGGGCTGTGAATTGATTAGTCTTGAAGCAAGAGATAAGCTAGACAAGGTACGCCCGCAAAGTCTTGGACAAGCAAGTAGAGTTGGTGGTGTTAGTCCTAATGATTTGTCGGTCTTGAGTATGATTGTTAAGACTAGGTCTTAA
- a CDS encoding DEAD/DEAH box helicase — protein MVTTSKESFKLDDFQKESIKVIGEGHSVIVCAPTGAGKTVIAKEAIRLAIATNKKVFYTAPLKALINQKYAEFCDEFGADKVGIITGDTNKNRDSQIIVMTTEIYRNMLYGTTFGSIDPFLEDLQYLIFDEFHYINDPSRGTVWEESVIYSPKKVQIVALSATINNPEELVNWIQEIHGECKLVQTDFRPVPLHHFYFKDDQMFPLLTTNGKLNPKLKERSDNRLGKRKGKFGNRDNSGNNNKTSISSVVKELNARDMLPAIYFVFSRKGCDMAVKDCRDINLLNKEEATKLNHEIDIAIAHNAHLANFNQLDLLRKGIAAHHAGMLPQIKALIEDLFSQALVKVVFSTETLAAGINMPAKATVINNMSKATDKGFRTLKSSEFMQMSGRAGRRGMDEAGYVVTVKNGNFDASEVAFLVNSKAEDIDSHFNASYEMVLNLLQGHSHDEVKNLIQKSFGQSLINKHLGNGQEEQKRLEEAIIDLQHPLCPGDIGDLNFYKEMHGKLDVIRTQKKLYEKKMDPRVDELEDAIEILAMEVKSYPCNGCPKQKPCSKQMEKIKRYRKQSKVIESKVESDRNELWYEFSKVIKLLQAEGYLDEKYHATERGRSCAAIRSDNSYFITELLESDVFKGIEPKDFPNLLSCFVIGEGRNRDRLHADTSKVFYKKEKNIQNVSRKVINSQRQFGIYKSVTVNANLSGLIQRWAEGCEWDELVENSGLDDGDILRGIRRTLDMTKQISKCPNISHEIQNLANDSIALIERDIVLDAF, from the coding sequence ATGGTAACTACATCAAAAGAGAGCTTCAAGCTCGATGATTTTCAAAAAGAATCAATTAAAGTAATCGGCGAAGGACATAGTGTAATTGTCTGTGCGCCAACAGGAGCAGGTAAGACGGTTATTGCCAAAGAAGCAATCAGACTTGCAATAGCAACAAACAAAAAAGTATTTTATACAGCACCACTTAAGGCACTGATCAACCAAAAATACGCAGAATTCTGTGACGAGTTTGGCGCAGACAAAGTTGGTATCATCACTGGTGACACTAATAAAAACCGTGACTCACAAATTATCGTCATGACTACTGAGATTTACCGCAACATGCTCTACGGCACAACTTTCGGTTCTATCGATCCATTCTTAGAAGACCTTCAGTACTTAATTTTTGATGAGTTTCATTACATCAATGATCCATCAAGAGGCACTGTTTGGGAGGAGTCTGTAATCTACTCACCAAAGAAAGTACAAATAGTAGCTCTCTCTGCAACAATCAACAACCCTGAAGAATTGGTCAATTGGATTCAAGAAATTCATGGCGAATGCAAATTAGTACAAACTGATTTTCGTCCTGTGCCGCTTCACCACTTCTATTTCAAAGACGATCAAATGTTTCCATTACTTACGACAAACGGAAAGCTCAACCCTAAGCTCAAAGAACGTAGCGATAATAGATTAGGAAAACGCAAAGGCAAATTTGGTAACAGAGACAATTCTGGTAACAACAACAAAACTTCTATTTCAAGTGTCGTCAAAGAACTTAACGCTAGAGACATGCTTCCAGCTATATATTTTGTATTTAGCCGCAAGGGTTGTGACATGGCAGTAAAGGATTGCCGTGATATCAACCTCTTAAATAAAGAAGAAGCTACAAAACTCAATCATGAAATTGATATTGCGATTGCACACAACGCACATCTTGCTAATTTCAATCAATTAGATTTGTTACGTAAAGGAATAGCTGCCCATCATGCTGGAATGCTTCCACAAATCAAAGCGCTCATTGAAGATTTATTCTCGCAAGCCCTAGTCAAAGTAGTGTTTTCAACTGAAACTCTAGCTGCTGGAATTAACATGCCAGCTAAAGCAACTGTCATTAACAATATGAGCAAAGCTACTGACAAAGGCTTCCGTACTCTCAAGTCCTCAGAATTTATGCAAATGTCTGGTAGAGCGGGACGTAGAGGCATGGACGAAGCTGGTTATGTAGTCACCGTCAAAAACGGTAATTTTGATGCTAGTGAAGTTGCATTCTTAGTCAACTCCAAGGCTGAAGATATTGATAGTCACTTTAATGCAAGTTACGAAATGGTACTTAACTTACTTCAAGGACACAGCCATGATGAAGTTAAAAACCTAATTCAAAAAAGTTTTGGTCAATCATTAATCAATAAACACCTTGGCAATGGCCAAGAAGAGCAAAAAAGACTTGAAGAAGCCATTATAGATCTTCAACACCCACTTTGCCCTGGTGATATTGGCGACCTTAATTTCTACAAAGAAATGCACGGCAAGCTAGATGTAATTAGAACTCAGAAAAAGCTCTATGAGAAAAAGATGGACCCAAGAGTTGATGAGTTAGAAGATGCTATTGAAATCCTAGCAATGGAAGTCAAAAGCTATCCTTGTAATGGCTGTCCAAAACAAAAACCATGTTCAAAACAAATGGAAAAAATCAAAAGATATAGAAAACAATCCAAAGTAATTGAGAGTAAAGTAGAAAGTGATAGAAATGAGCTTTGGTACGAATTCTCCAAAGTAATCAAACTACTTCAAGCAGAGGGTTACCTCGATGAAAAATATCACGCCACAGAACGTGGAAGAAGCTGTGCAGCAATACGCTCAGATAATTCTTACTTCATTACTGAATTACTTGAAAGTGATGTATTCAAAGGCATTGAGCCTAAGGACTTCCCTAATTTACTTTCTTGCTTCGTTATTGGTGAAGGTAGAAACAGAGACAGGCTGCACGCTGACACATCTAAGGTATTTTACAAAAAAGAAAAAAATATCCAAAACGTTAGTCGTAAAGTAATCAACTCACAAAGACAGTTTGGAATTTACAAAAGCGTAACCGTCAACGCCAACCTCTCTGGCTTAATCCAACGTTGGGCTGAGGGTTGTGAGTGGGATGAATTAGTTGAAAACAGTGGTCTTGATGACGGTGATATTCTTCGTGGTATCAGACGTACTCTTGACATGACGAAACAAATTTCTAAATGTCCAAATATCAGCCATGAAATTCAAAACCTTGCAAACGACTCTATTGCCCTTATTGAGCGTGATATTGTTTTAGATGCGTTTTAA